Proteins co-encoded in one Bremerella sp. TYQ1 genomic window:
- a CDS encoding carboxypeptidase-like regulatory domain-containing protein yields MRTPSISLSILIGLALVGMTGCSSDSSQSVVQGIITLDGKPLPGASVTFQPQPSTPGQTARGRTDESGKYTLKVRNKESVVPGEYRVEIKVVHEITNQEGMVVGEKEDPKLKVARRFNDKTELIADVQPGNENEFNFDVSLK; encoded by the coding sequence ATGCGAACTCCCTCAATCTCATTGTCCATTCTGATTGGCTTAGCACTTGTAGGTATGACTGGATGTTCCTCTGACTCCAGTCAGTCCGTCGTTCAAGGGATTATCACCCTCGATGGAAAACCACTCCCTGGCGCGAGCGTGACTTTTCAGCCTCAGCCATCCACGCCCGGCCAGACGGCAAGAGGTCGCACTGACGAGTCTGGCAAGTACACCCTGAAAGTACGCAATAAAGAATCTGTCGTGCCTGGCGAATATCGTGTTGAGATTAAAGTCGTCCATGAAATTACAAACCAAGAAGGTATGGTTGTAGGCGAGAAAGAAGACCCCAAGCTAAAAGTCGCTCGCCGATTCAATGACAAGACGGAGCTGATCGCGGATGTCCAGCCTGGTAATGAAAACGAATTTAATTTTGACGTCTCTTTGAAGTAG